A window of Apium graveolens cultivar Ventura chromosome 8, ASM990537v1, whole genome shotgun sequence contains these coding sequences:
- the LOC141678059 gene encoding uncharacterized protein LOC141678059 isoform X2 has translation MSTRILVQSDFNLRRICGDKFFEHVEFHIVDLEEDEVHLNISPPLFACSGLHTLLSLGELVYMFGGCETSKEITDIDSCVSENPTDTFYTGSALLRLTNNHKGEWCKNPKPIFGPLFASATCLGGKIYNMGFGHLSPQLFDPTTDLWEEITLPSELQGCTMSLIVLPDPSNDRIILHLEKGSLPSPSICAYYPNSDEWKLIVSDFEGCAWDPVSAVADDVVYFNYEKCHTLVAAYDLKNLKWLDVHVSHTVVNGCYIIRENYKKLMYLGDNSFCLAAPSNLSSSILCAERCLIFFVKFRVERRDSVINVVPLLARNFIFPRTSYVCNMVALP, from the coding sequence ATGTCAACGAGGATTCTGGTGCAGTCTGATTTTAATCTACGACGAATTTGTGGTGATAAATTTTTTGAGCATGTGGAGTTTCACATTGTGGATCTAGAGGAGGATGAAGTTCATCTCAATATCTCACCTCCTCTGTTTGCTTGTTCTGGACTTCATACATTGTTGAGTTTGGGTGAGTTGGTCTATATGTTTGGCGGCTGTGAAACTTCAAAAGAGATCACTGATATTGATTCGTGTGTATCCGAAAACCCCACGGATACCTTTTACACAGGCTCAGCTCTGCTGCGATTAACCAATAACCACAAAGGGGAGTGGTGCAAAAATCCAAAGCCAATTTTTGGACCCCTTTTTGCCAGTGCTACTTGCCTTGGTGGAAAGATCTACAACATGGGATTCGGGCACCTTAGTCCGCAGCTGTTTGATCCCACCACTGATTTGTGGGAGGAAATCACTTTACCTTCTGAATTACAAGGTTGCACCATGTCTCTGATTGTGCTCCCAGACCCTTCTAACGATCGTATCATCCTTCACTTGGAAAAGGGCTCCCTTCCTTCACCATCCATCTGTGCTTACTATCCTAACTCTGATGAATGGAAACTTATTGTTTCTGATTTTGAGGGCTGCGCCTGGGATCCAGTCTCTGCAGTTGCTGACGACGTGGTCTACTTTAATTATGAAAAATGCCACACTCTCGTTGCTGCTTATGATTTGAAAAACCTCAAGTGGTTGGACGTGCATGTGTCACATACTGTTGTTAATGGTTGTTACATAATTCGTGAAAACTATAAAAAATTGATGTACTTGGGTGACAACTCCTTTTGCTTGGCCGCTCCCTCCAATCTATCCTCATCCATTCTATGTGCTGAAAGGTGCCTTATTTTTTTCGTCAAGTTTAGAGTTGAGCGGAGAGATTCAGTCATTAATGTCGTTCCCCTGTTGGCTCGCAACTTTATCTTTCCACGCACTTCTTACGTGTGTAACATGGTCGCTCTTCCGTAG
- the LOC141678992 gene encoding splicing factor Cactin-like, whose translation MGSERSKKNEYERKRKRNNRTISCDDEITEHSINKHCKKASEAANMMKSHNNPIIYYSELAGKFVWDKKMTDDDLTESLIDEDRAQAKFQEWEKREKKYYFDQCKAGSEIRLREGRIRPIDILSMHLDEPYLAFESLSVKDLDELRKEIVMHLDLDRETPTRYWEELLVVCGWELAEARKKEDLEDDRLCREQPSEERSLNARVEAEVKNLLQGKSLGELEVIQSEIETQINIYKAKACLKEIHEKILRKNFKKDRRSLCGHEVDAGWNGQNDQTESEKAAPTGLSYSPELLHCESETEDAINPDGDNSIPQTKRVGAMEEHQRLLQEALASRRVKSDENDFIMTSMGDMEEGDSLFSSNDEVVIESHVYWWQDKYRPRKPKCFNRVQTENEWNIYNHTHYDYDNPPSKIVKGYKFSILYPDLIDTEAPTYTTEKNGDSVETCIIRFHAGPPYEDIAFRILNKEWECSAKKGFKCTFERGILNLTINFRQQPYRQIPG comes from the coding sequence ATGGGAAGTGAACGTTCGAAGAAAAACGAATACGAAAGAAAACGAAAGAGAAACAATAGGACGATTAGTTGTGATGATGAGATAACGGAGCACTCGATCAACAAGCATTGTAAAAAGGCTAGTGAAGCTGCTAACATGATGAAATCACATAATAATCCGATAATTTATTATTCGGAACTTGCAGGAAAATTTGTCTGGGATAAGAAGATGACTGATGATGATCTGACAGAGTCTTTGATTGACGAAGATCGTGCACAAGCTAAGTTCCAAGAAtgggaaaagagagaaaagaaataTTATTTTGATCAATGCAAAGCTGGGTCGGAGATTAGGCTACGTGAAGGTCGTATAAGGCCTATTGATATTCTTTCTATGCATTTGGATGAACCGTATTTGGCTTTTGAGTCTTTGTCAGTAAAAGATTTGGATGAACTTCGCAAGGAAATAGTAATGCATTTGGACTTGGACAGGGAAACACCGACACGGTATTGGGAGGAACTTCTGGTAGTTTGTGGGTGGGAACTAGCTGAGGCTAGGAAGAAAGAAGATTTAGAAGATGATAGATTGTGCAGAGAGCAGCCTTCTGAAGAGAGGAGTTTGAACGCGAGGGTTGAAGCAGAGGTCAAGAATCTCCTGCAAGGAAAAAGCCTTGGTGAACTTGAAGTAATACAATCTGAAATTGAGACGCAAATTAACATCTACAAGGCAAAGGCCTGTCTTAAAGAAATTCATGAAAAGATTTTACGCAAGAATTTTAAAAAGGATCGCAGAAGCTTATGTGGTCACGAGGTAGATGCTGGTTGGAATGGACAGAATGATCAAACGGAGTCTGAGAAGGCAGCACCGACAGGTTTGTCGTATTCTCCAGAGTTATTGCATTGTGAGAGTGAAACTGAAGATGCCATTAACCCTGACGGTGACAACTCTATTCCGCAAACAAAACGTGTGGGCGCGATGGAAGAGCACCAAAGGCTGCTCCAGGAAGCATTGGCTTCAAGGCGAGTTAAGTCTGACGAAAATGACTTTATTATGACTTCCATGGGAGACATGGAGGAAGGTGATTCATTATTTTCCAGCAATGATGAAGTAGTTATTGAATCACATGTGTACTGGTGGCAGGACAAATATCGCCCTAGAAAACCCAAGTGCTTCAACCGTGTTCAAACTGAAAATGAGTGGAACATATACAATCATACTCATTATGACTATGACAACCCGCCCTCAAAGATTGTGAAGGGATACAAATTCAGCATATTATATCCTGACCTTATCGACACAGAAGCTCCTACTTATACTACAGAAAAAAATGGAGACAGTGTAGAGACCTGCATTATAAGATTTCATGCAGGGCCGCCTTATGAAGATATTGCTTTCCGGATACTTAACAAGGAATGGGAGTGTTCTGCAAAAAAGGGGTTCAAATGCACCTTTGAAAGGGGAATTCTAAACCTCACTATCAACTTCAGACAACAGCCCTATCGTCAAATACCTGGATGA
- the LOC141678059 gene encoding uncharacterized protein LOC141678059 isoform X1, which produces MSTRILVQSDFNLRRICGDKFFEHVEFHIVDLEEDEVHLNISPPLFACSGLHTLLSLGELVYMFGGCETSKEITDIDSCVSENPTDTFYTGSALLRLTNNHKGEWCKNPKPIFGPLFASATCLGGKIYNMGFGHLSPQLFDPTTDLWEEITLPSELQGCTMSLIVLPDPSNDRIILHLEKGSLPSPSICAYYPNSDEWKLIVSDFEGCAWDPVSAVADDVVYFNYEKCHTLVAAYDLKNLKWLDVHVSHTVVNGCYIIRENYKKLMYLGDNSFCLAAPSNLSSSILCAERCLIFFVKFRVERRDSVINVVPLLARNFIFPRTSYVCNMVALPESKGHREDADE; this is translated from the exons ATGTCAACGAGGATTCTGGTGCAGTCTGATTTTAATCTACGACGAATTTGTGGTGATAAATTTTTTGAGCATGTGGAGTTTCACATTGTGGATCTAGAGGAGGATGAAGTTCATCTCAATATCTCACCTCCTCTGTTTGCTTGTTCTGGACTTCATACATTGTTGAGTTTGGGTGAGTTGGTCTATATGTTTGGCGGCTGTGAAACTTCAAAAGAGATCACTGATATTGATTCGTGTGTATCCGAAAACCCCACGGATACCTTTTACACAGGCTCAGCTCTGCTGCGATTAACCAATAACCACAAAGGGGAGTGGTGCAAAAATCCAAAGCCAATTTTTGGACCCCTTTTTGCCAGTGCTACTTGCCTTGGTGGAAAGATCTACAACATGGGATTCGGGCACCTTAGTCCGCAGCTGTTTGATCCCACCACTGATTTGTGGGAGGAAATCACTTTACCTTCTGAATTACAAGGTTGCACCATGTCTCTGATTGTGCTCCCAGACCCTTCTAACGATCGTATCATCCTTCACTTGGAAAAGGGCTCCCTTCCTTCACCATCCATCTGTGCTTACTATCCTAACTCTGATGAATGGAAACTTATTGTTTCTGATTTTGAGGGCTGCGCCTGGGATCCAGTCTCTGCAGTTGCTGACGACGTGGTCTACTTTAATTATGAAAAATGCCACACTCTCGTTGCTGCTTATGATTTGAAAAACCTCAAGTGGTTGGACGTGCATGTGTCACATACTGTTGTTAATGGTTGTTACATAATTCGTGAAAACTATAAAAAATTGATGTACTTGGGTGACAACTCCTTTTGCTTGGCCGCTCCCTCCAATCTATCCTCATCCATTCTATGTGCTGAAAGGTGCCTTATTTTTTTCGTCAAGTTTAGAGTTGAGCGGAGAGATTCAGTCATTAATGTCGTTCCCCTGTTGGCTCGCAACTTTATCTTTCCACGCACTTCTTACGTGTGTAACATGGTCGCTCTTCC AGAAAGCAAGGGTCACAGAGAGGATGCAGATGAGTAA
- the LOC141678563 gene encoding transcription factor bHLH62-like: MESDKIWNSLQFGMEIQANDHNSTSEQIPNCYFNPNWNNSMDQNDPFESALSSLVSSPSSNLAIQGKNGDQQNVVLRELIGRLGSICNSGDLYNNTNSTNTSCYNTPLNSPPRLNLSVMDHQIRGGNLAGSSDPGFAERAARFSCFGNGIDGKLPKVNASQMGIQENKDGFLSMLSRSSSPEKGEVNDSMEESSLSEQIPGGETGLKVQKDVNVKKRKAIPRGKAKETLSAKEAKAVAENDGPNSKRSKADEGNQKQSKQNSKLPEPPKDYIHVRARRGQATDSHSLAERVRREKISERMKFLQDLVPGCNKVTGKAVMLDEIINYVQSLQHQVEFLSMKLSTVNPRMGFNMEDIISKDVFQSYASLPQNIYPVDASAQTFPYAFQSQQGSNLHSNMPNGTKSPLYMNSLTAAIRRNPGMQQPPTDGYNAGIASQMSFWDDDLQNVVQMAFGQNQHENFHASDATNQMKVEL; this comes from the exons ATGGAAAGTGATAAGATATGGAATTCTTTACAATTTGGTATGGAAATTCAAGCTAATGATCATAATTCAACTTCAGAACAAATACCAAACTGTTATTTTAATCCCAACTGGAATAATTCAATGGATCAAAATGATCCTTTTGAGTCTGCTTTAAGTTCACTTGTTTCTTCTCCTAGCTCAAATCTTGCAATTCAAGGCAAGAATGGTGATCAACAAAATGTTGTTTTAAGAGAACTTATTGGTAGATTAGGTAGTATATGTAATTCTGGTGACTTATATAATAATACTAATAGTACTAATACTTCTTGTTATAATACTCCATTGAATTCTCCTCCAAGATTGAATCTTTCTGTCATGGATCATCAAATTAGAGGTGGGAATTTGGCAGGTTCATCTGACCCTGGTTTTGCAGAAAGGGCTGCTAGATTTTCTTGTTTTGGTAATGGGATTGATGGGAAATTGCCAAAAGTTAATGCATCTCAAATGGGAATTCAAGAAAATAAAGATGGATTCTTGAGTATGTTGTCAAGGTCATCAAGCCCAGAAAAAGGAGAAGTTAATGATTCTATGGAGGAATCTTCACTTTCTGAACAGATCCCAGGTGGAGAAACTGGATTGAAAGTGCAGAAAGATGTTAATGTCAAGAAGAGAAAAGCAATTCCAAGAGGAAAAGCAAAGGAAACTTTATCTGCTAAAGAAGCTAAG GCTGTAGCTGAGAATGATGGACCAAATTCGAAAAGAAGCAAGGCTGATGAAGGAAATCAGAAGCAGAGTAAGCAAAATTCTAAGCTTCCAGAGCCTCCAAAGGACTATATTCATGTTCGAGCTCGAAGAGGGCAAGCCACAGATAGTCATAGTCTAGCTGAAAGA GTTCGGAGAGAAAAAATTAGTGAAAGGATGAAGTTCCTCCAAGATCTTGTTCCAGGTTGCAATAAG gtTACTGGGAAAGCTGTAATGCTGGATGAGATTATAAACTATGTGCAATCATTGCAGCATCAAGTTGAG TTCCTTTCAATGAAATTATCGACTGTCAATCCTAGGATGGGATTTAACATGGAAGATATTATCTCGAAAGAT GTCTTCCAGTCTTATGCTTCATTGCCACAAAACATTTACCCAGTTGATGCATCAGCTCAGACTTTCCCTTATGCATTCCAGTCTCAGCAAGGGTCTAATTTACATAGTAACATGCCTAATGGAACAAAAAGTCCATTATACATGAACTCATTGACTGCTGCAATTCGTCGAAATCCAGGCATGCAACAGCCTCCAACTGATGGATATAACGCAGGCATTGCCTCTCAG ATGTCATTCTGGGATGATGACCTCCAAAATGTGGTGCAAATGGCATTTGGCCAAAATCAACACGAGAACTTTCATG CTTCAGATGCCACAAACCAAATGAAAGTTGAGCTATGA
- the LOC141680878 gene encoding uncharacterized protein LOC141680878, whose amino-acid sequence MIQKSANEGKVQGCRICTQAPTITPLLFADDSFLFYRSEIEEVMEVKAILQNYELHSGQAINLQKSGIYFNSNVRVDKQEEVKNVLGVYNDLSTGKYLGLPSLIGRSKKTAFNFLKDRLWSKLQGWAAKSLSKAGKVVLLRTIAQTIPSYAMSCFLLLKSLCAELERMMNNYWWRSQGTNRK is encoded by the coding sequence ATGATACAGAAGTCAGCGAATGAAGGCAAAGTACAGGGCTGTAGGATTTGTACGCAAGCTCCTACAATAACACCTTTGTTATTTGCAGACGACAGCTTTCTTTTCTATCGATCAGAGATAGAGGAGGTCATGGAGGTTAAGGCGATTTTGCAGAATTATGAATTGCATTCTGGGCAAGCTATAAACTTACAGAAATCAGGTATATATTTTAACTCAAATGTTAGAGTGGATAAGCAAGAGGAAGTGAAGAATGTTCTGGGAGTGTATAACGATCTAAGCACTGGGAAGTACCTTGGTTTACCGTCCTTGATTGGGAGGTCGAAGAAAACAGCtttcaattttttaaaagatCGTTTATGGAGTAAACTTCAGGGCTGGGCTGCTAAGAGCCTATCGAAGGCTGGTAAAGTTGTTCTTCTTCGAACAATAGCTCAAACCATTCCTTCATATGCAATGTCTTGCTTTTTACTCCTGAAGTCCTTATGTGCTGAACTTGAACGGATGATGAACAACTATTGGTGGAGATCACAAGGGACTAATAGGAAATGA
- the LOC141680879 gene encoding uncharacterized protein LOC141680879, translating into MSEGDKAKTRKCAKSEVDRKINELVWNQRGTDIVGVVVSARVAFNQWHQAQDKTFDIFLSHLTNADGSEHWTLPMENTVKVNSDAAIFEASNCYSYSLVARNSKGELIHAKSRCRLGQAAPDSAEAMGVREALSWIKEQQYRDVVLETDCLVVVQALRGSGALLSYFGRIIVECKKLLEELKDRNVSVIFVKRSANKVADFLAKSTCSVADRIWRVIESPGAHRCIDE; encoded by the exons ATGAGTGAAGGAGACAAAGCTAAAACAAGAAAGTGTGCTAAAAGTGAAGTAGATAGGAAAAT AAACGAGTTGGTATGGAATCAGCGAGGTACAGATATAGTAGGAGTTGTGGTTTCAGCAAGAGTGGCCTTTAACCAGTGGCATCAGGCTCAAGACAAAACATTCGATATCTTTCTTAGTCATTTGACTAATGCGGATGGTTCTGAGCATTGGACACTACCAATGGAGAATACGGTTAAAGTTAATTCTGACGCTGCAATCTTCGAAGCTTCAAACTGTTACAGCTATTCCCTGGTTGCAAGAAATTCCAAGGGTGAACTGATTCATGCTAAATCGAGGTGTCGTCTGGGTCAAGCAGCACCAGATAGTGCAGAAGCCATGGGTGTGCGCGAGGCACTGAGCTGGATAAAAGAACAGCAGTACAGGGACGTGGTGCTAGAGACGGATTGCCTCGTCGTAGTGCAGGCACTGAGGGGCTCTGGTGCTCTTCTCTCTTATTTCGGACGGATCATTGTTGAGTGCAAGAAACTTTTAGAGGAATTAAAGGATAGGAATGTTAGTGTTATTTTTGTTAAACGGTCTGCGAATAAGGTAGCTGATTTTCTAGCTAAGTCTACCTGTTCTGTAGCTGATCGTATTTGGCGGGTGATTGAATCACCCGGGGCTCATCGATGTATTGATGAGTGA